One Aquila chrysaetos chrysaetos chromosome 22, bAquChr1.4, whole genome shotgun sequence genomic window carries:
- the CCNI2 gene encoding cyclin-I2 yields the protein MKCPGPPESSRLAFFLDNALAREARIWKVPVFQNLALKGTDISLSCYKKAVLWIAEISSQFKFHPETFALATSIFNRLLASVKAQLKYLQCIAISCLVLAAKTNEEDEVIPSVKTLAVQSGCKRSPAEILRMERIILDKLHWDLYTATPMDFLNIFHAMVMSNWPHLLHGLPQMNPSRHVAFLTKQLQHCMACHQLLQFKGSTLALVIITLELERLTPDWFPVITDLLKKAQVNSAEFIHCKELVDQELMRLQPSNAVYIFCPISQAIQGHPKARLPYHDHSGLKNSHQVRLRVAVNQPVLAPFTPTTAQIPDDRMETDEYYDGFRHLYSEDGGASGGRVTMGGSCPQLRPGEGSSPCPPLQAPGRD from the exons ATGAAGTGCCCTGGACCTCCAGAGAGCTCAAGACTTGCCTTCTTCCTGGACAATGCCTTAGCCAGAGAGGCTAGGATTTGGAAAGTGCCAGTTTTCCAGAATCTCGCCCTGAAG GGCACAGATATCTCCCTGTCCTGTTACAAGAAAGCGGTTCTCTGGATTGCAGAAATAAGCTCTCAGTTCAAGTTTCACCCTGAAACATTTGCCTTAGCTACCAGCATCTTTAACCGGTTATTGGCATCAGTAAAG GCCcaattaaaatatcttcagtGCATAGCAATTTCCTGCCTTGTCCTTGCAGCAAAAACCAATGAAGAAGATGAG gtaaTACCATCGGTGAAGACGCTCGCAGTGCAGAGTGGTTGTAAACGCTCTCCAGCTGAGATCTTGAGAATGGAAAGAATTATACTAGATAAGCTTCACTGGGATCTTTACACAGCAACACCAATGGATTTCTTAAACATC TTCCATGCCATGGTGATGTCCAACTGGCCCCATCTACTACATGGGCTGCCTCAGATGAATCCTTCCCGCCATGTTGCATTCTTGACCAAACAGCTACAGCACTGTATGGCGTGCCACCAACTATTGCAGTTTAAGGGCTCCACATTGGCTTTGGTGATCATCACCTTAGAGCTGGAGAGGCTGACTCCTGATTGGTTTCCTGTTATTACTGATCTGCTAAAAAAAGCACAG GTTAACAGTGCTGAGTTCATCCACTGCAAAGAGCTCGTGGATCAAGAGCTAATGCGCTTGCAGCCATCCAatgctgtttatattttctgtccCATCAGTCAAGCCATCCAGGGCCACCCCAAGGCAAGGCTACCCTACCATGACCATTCTGGATTGAAAAATTCCCATCAAGTAAGGTTGAGGGTTGCTGTAAACCAGCCAGTTTTAGCACCTTTCACACCTACTACAGCCCAAATTCCTGATGACCGAATGGAGACAGATGAATACTATGACGGATTCAGACACCTGTACAGTGAGGATGGGGGAGCGAGTGGTGGGAGGGTGACCATGGGTGGCTCGTGCCCTCAGCTGAGGCCTGGAGAAGGCAGCTCCCCGTGTCCTCCCTTGCAGGCGCCTGGAAGGGACTAG